A single genomic interval of Lathyrus oleraceus cultivar Zhongwan6 chromosome 7, CAAS_Psat_ZW6_1.0, whole genome shotgun sequence harbors:
- the LOC127104527 gene encoding uncharacterized protein LOC127104527: protein MAVGSETLILVLIDFFHLSNQQWHKRLSILQLLIKKMFSQSNNVSGGSRTNNNDMPLTDKYTSGTGSTDNDYPLKAYATTLQNRNEGKGNNATWRCNYCNVTFKGSYFRIRIHLLKEKGNGIICCSKVTNEYLVEMKELDMIATDKARQAKLVQVPFPNGTTSLNPPIDMSKKRRGSDRTLAKTFNNEARDHLSSEIARLFYSVGLSFNVARNPYFISAFTYAANNSIYSYLPPSYNSIRTTMLQREKANILKLLQPIKDTWPEKGVSIVTDGWTDAQRRPLINFMEILSSGPMFLKVIDGTGEYKDKHYIATLILHTIKEVGAENDVQIIIDNALVCKAAGLIVEGTYPHIFWTPCVVHTLNLALKIIGMLKRLKTIKNGLLTLVISEQWSEYREDDVQKADFVKETILNDQWWDKVDYILRFTKPIYDMLRSCDIDESNLHLVYEKWTKSHTPLHCLAHSLNPRQWLDQSPNRVAPHRDNEICTGRKKCIRSYFVDEYERLKATTEFVKFSSGEGELSLFDSLQDRWNLTPKEWWVTYGSAVPKVQSIALKLLSQPCSSSCAERNWSTYSFIHSMKRNRLNPKRVEDLVFVHTNLRLLSRKSKNYNEGETKMWDIGGDEWSLSDGADILEVASLSLDEPNMEAILFTEDEEGNSDIDTVRV, encoded by the exons ATGGCCGTGGGCTCTGAAACACTG ATTTTGGTACT AATAGACTTCTTTCATCTATCAAATCAGCAATGGCATAAAAGATTATCAATTTTGCAGTTACTTATAAAAAAG ATGTTTTCCCAAAGTAATAATGTTAGTGGAGGAAGTAGGACAAACAATAATGATATGCCTTTGACGGATAAATATACAAGTGGAACGGGAAGTACTGATAATGATTATCCTCTTAAGGCTTATGCAACGACTTTGCAAAATAGGAATGAAGGAAAGGGAAATAATGCAACTTGGAGGTGCAACTATTGCAATGTAACCTTTAAAGGTTCTTATTTTAGAATAAGAATTCATTTATTGAAAGAAAAGGGAAATGGAATAATTTGTTGTTCGAAAGTGACCAATGAATATTTGGTTGAGATGAAAGAACTTGATATGATTGCTACTGACAAAGCAAGACAAGCAAAGCTCGTACAAGTTCCTTTTCCAAATGGAACTACAAGTTTGAATCCGCCTATTGATATGAGTAAGAAAAGAAGAGGAAGTGATAGAACTTTAGCAAAGACATTTAATAATGAGGCTAGAGATCATCTATCATCTGAAATAGCTAGACTATTTTATTCTGTTGGTTTGTCATTCAATGTAGCTAGAAATCCTTACTTTATCAGTGCATTCACTTATGCAGCAAACAATTCTATATATAGCTACCTTCCTCCAAGTTATAATTCCATAAGGACTACAATGTTGCAAAGAGAGAAAGCCAACATATTAAAACTACTCCAACCAATTAAAGATACTTGGCCAGAAAAAGGTGTGAGCATAGTTACAGATGGTTGGACAGATGCCCAAAGAAGACCATTGATTAACTTTATGGAAATTTTGAGTTCTGGACCAATGTTCTTGAAGGTTATTGATGGGACAGGAGAGTACAAAGATAAACACTATATTGCTACTCTAATTTTGCATACAATTAAAGAGGTTGGAGCAGAAAATGATGTTCAAATCATTATTGATAATGCCCTTGTTTGCAAGGCTGCTGGTTTAATTGTCGAAGGAACATATCCTCATATATTTTGGACACCATGTGTAGTGCACACATTGAATCTAGCTCTAAAAA TTATTGGTATGCTTAAGAGGTTGAAAACCATTAAGAATGGTCTCTTAACTTTGGTAATTAGTGAACAATGGTCTGAATATAGAGAAGATGATGTTCAAAAGGCGGACTTTGTGAaagaaactattttaaatgatCAATGGTGGGATAAAGTTGATTATATTCTAAGATTTACAAAGCCTATCTATGATATGCTTCGTTCTTGTGATATCGATGAGTCAAACCTTCATTTGGTTTATGAGAA ATGGACTAAAAGTCACACACCTCTTCATTGCTTGGCTCATTCTCTCAATCCAAG ACAATGGCTTGATCAATCTCCAAATCGAGTTGCCCCACATAGAGACAATGAGATTTGCACCGGAAGAAAAAAATGCATAAGGAGTTACTTTGTAGATGAATATGAAAGGCTAAAGGCAACTACTGAATTTGTTAAGTTCTCAAGTGGTGAAGGTGAACTCAGTCTATTTGATTCATTACAAGATAGGTGGAACTTGACACCAAAGGAATGGTGGGTCACTTATGGATCAGCAGTCCCTAAAGTTCAATCCATCGCATTGAAACTCCTTTCACAACCATGTTCTTCTTCTTGTGCTGAGAGAAATTGGAGCACATATTCATTTATCCACTCAATGAAAAGAAATAGGCTAAATCCAAAGAGAGTTGAAGATTTAGTTTTTGTTCATACAAATCTTCGGCTTCTTTCGAGAAAGAGTAAGAATTATAATGAAGGAGAAACAAAAATGTGGGATATTGGTGGAGATGAATGGAGTCTCTCTGATGGGGCTGATATTCTTGAAGTTGCAAGTCTCTCTCTTGATGAACCAAACATGGAAGCTATTCTTTTTACAGAAGACGAGGAAGGAAATAGTGACATTGACACTGTTAGAGTGTGA